Genomic DNA from Candidatus Binatus sp.:
TTCAGCTCATCTGTGCGGGCATGGAAACTGCTCATATTCGGAGGAGAAGCCTGTGCTAAATCGCGCAGCGTCGCTAACCAGGATCCTTTTCGTGGCAGCGGCAATTGTCACCGCCGTGGGATGTTCAGGGGAGCCGCTGTCGACGCGGGAAAAAGGCACCTTCCTTGGGACGGGCATTGGCGCTGCAACTGGCGCTATAATCGGAGCAGCGGTCGGCGCTCCGGGCGCGGGCGCAGCAATCGGAGCGGGCGTCGGCGCGCTTGGCGGATACGCTGTCGGCAACGAGATGCAGAATCGGGAAAAGCAGCAGGCGCAAACTCAGTCTCAGCTCAGTTCCCAGCAGCGTGAGATCCAGCAGCAGCAACAGCAGATTCAACAACTCAAATCGCAGCAGGAGACCCAATAGCCCGGAGTTAACGATCATGCTGAGACACAAAATTGTGACGGCATCCTTCGCGCTTGCCGCCGTGTTTGTGATCGCAGGATGCTCGGGCTCTCCGCTTTCGACGCGCGAGAAAGGCACGCTCGGCGGCGCGGGCCTCGGCGCGGCGACCGGCGCGATCATCGGCGCTGCGGTGGGCGCTCCCGGCGCGGGCGCGGCGATCGGCGCGGGCCTCGGCGGCGTCACCGGATTTGCAGTCGGCAACGAGATGCAGAATCGGGAACAGCAGCAGGCGCAAACTCAGTCTCAGCTCAGTTCCCAGCAGCGTGAGATCCAGCAGCAGCAACAGCAGATTCAACAACTCAAATCGCAGCAGGAAACCGAATAACACATTGACTCGTACTTTTAGTAAGAACGCAGGAGGCAGCATGTACACAACCAAAGGAATGATCGCGAGCATTGCGCTGGCGGCCGCTCTTTTCATTACAGGATGTTCAGGTCAGCCGCTCTCGACTCGTGAAAAAGGCACGCTCGGCGGCGCGGCTCTCGGCGCAGGCGCGGGCGCAATCGTCGGCGCGGCGGTCGGATCGCCCGGCGCAGGCGCGGCGATCGGCGCGGGCCTCGGCGGCGTGACGGGCTACGCAGTCGGCAGCTCGATGCAGAATACCGAGAACGCCAACGCGCAGACGCAGTCGCAGGTCCAGCAGCAGCAGCAGCAACTCGAGCAGCAGCGACAGCAGATTCAGCAGCTAAAGTCGCAGCAGGAGACCGAGTAACGGAATTTCGTATCCTTGGGAGGGGATTCTTTTATGCACAAATTCGATCGGATTATCGCAGCGATGGCGCTGGCGGGCGCCGTGATGATCGCCGGATGCTCCGGGACTCCGCTTTCAACGCGTGAAAAGGGCACTCTCGGCGGCGCGGCGATCGGCGCGGGCACTGGCGCGATCATCGGTGCGGCGGTCGGCTCTCCCGGCGCGGGCGCCGCGATCGGCGGTGCGCTCGGCGGCGTGACGGGCTACGCGGTCGGCAACTCGATGCAGAACCAGGAGAACGTCAACGCGCAAACTCAGACACAAGTGTCCGAGCAGCAGCGCGAGATCGAACGCCAGCGCCAGCAGATCCGGCAATTGAAGTCGCAGCAGGAAACCGAATAGTCGACGCTCGCGGCGATGGGCACAATTGGGGAGGCGCCGATCGCGGCGCCTCCTTTCTTTTCGCTCACGCCGGACGGCAAAGCTTGCACGGCCGAAGCCCCGCGTGCGACGCGCAGTCCGGATCGGCGAAGATCAGCATCCGCGACGGATTCGCGCGCTTCGCCGCCGAGCAATCCGGCCGGCAGAAAATGTGCGTCTGCGAATGCCCCAGCACAGCCTGCTGCGGCAATCTCAGATCGCGCCCGACTTTGAACCCTTCCGCGCGCAGCAACTTGATTTTATTGTCGACGCCGCCGCCGTAGTTGCCGATCGATCCGTCGGACTTCACCACCCGATGACACGGCACCACGATCGGAAGCGGATTCGACGCCATCGTGTTGCCGATCGCGCGCTGGCTGTCGGGCTTGCCCACCGCCGCGGCCAGGCCCTGGTACGTGATCACCGAACCGGCCGGCACCTTTTGTAACGCCGTCAGCGCGCGGCGCTGAAACTCGCTCTCGACCACGCTCAAATCCACGCGGCGTGACATCACGCTCGCATCGCCGTCGAAGTAGCGCTTGATCTCGGCGCCAATTCGCTCAGTGCTGGCTTGATTTTCGATCAGGTCGAAACGCTTGCGGAGCATCGCGAGCGGACGATCCGCGTCGCTGATGAACAAGTAATGAATAGTTGCCAAACCGCGATCGCTCTCCGCGATCAGCAGCTTGCCGAGCGGCGACGGCACCACGCCGACGCGCGCCGCGGGCCGCCGGATATCCTTCATCGCGCGCGCGATTCCGCGATGCGCCGTGCTGATCATGTCGTCGAGCGCGCGAGCGTCGATCGCCGGCGCCGATGCGGATTTGTTGGTTGCTTGATTAGTACTCATCCTCGTCACCCGTCGGTCTTCAGTTTTTTCAGTGCGAGATAGACGCTGGCGCGCGCACTATCCGCCGAGCAATCCAGCGCCGCGCCGATTTCCTCGTATGCGAGCCCCGCGAATTTTCGCATCACCAGCGCTTTGCCCTGATTGCCCGGCAATTTCGCGATCGCTCGCTTCAGGTGCAGGACGCCGTCCGGTCCGCCGCGCGCCTCGAACGACGCCAGCTCCGCGAACGCATCCGCGTCGGCCAGTTCGTCGTCGATCACGCGCTTGCGCCGTGTTTTGTCGCGCACGCGATTGCGGCAGAGATTCGACGCGATTCGAAAAATCCATGGCCGCAATCCGTCTTCCGACTGCAGCGTCGGATACGCCCGATACGCCCGCAGCCACGTCTCCTGGAACAGATCCAGCGCGTCGTCGCGATTGCCGGTCGAGCGCACCAGGAAT
This window encodes:
- a CDS encoding glycine zipper domain-containing protein — its product is MHKFDRIIAAMALAGAVMIAGCSGTPLSTREKGTLGGAAIGAGTGAIIGAAVGSPGAGAAIGGALGGVTGYAVGNSMQNQENVNAQTQTQVSEQQREIERQRQQIRQLKSQQETE
- a CDS encoding glycine zipper domain-containing protein, which translates into the protein MAAAIVTAVGCSGEPLSTREKGTFLGTGIGAATGAIIGAAVGAPGAGAAIGAGVGALGGYAVGNEMQNREKQQAQTQSQLSSQQREIQQQQQQIQQLKSQQETQ
- a CDS encoding glycine zipper domain-containing protein; amino-acid sequence: MYTTKGMIASIALAAALFITGCSGQPLSTREKGTLGGAALGAGAGAIVGAAVGSPGAGAAIGAGLGGVTGYAVGSSMQNTENANAQTQSQVQQQQQQLEQQRQQIQQLKSQQETE
- a CDS encoding RNA polymerase sigma factor translates to MGAVEKLNLPPPFDDAVRSMEREIMRFLVRSTGNRDDALDLFQETWLRAYRAYPTLQSEDGLRPWIFRIASNLCRNRVRDKTRRKRVIDDELADADAFAELASFEARGGPDGVLHLKRAIAKLPGNQGKALVMRKFAGLAYEEIGAALDCSADSARASVYLALKKLKTDG
- a CDS encoding glycine zipper domain-containing protein — its product is MLRHKIVTASFALAAVFVIAGCSGSPLSTREKGTLGGAGLGAATGAIIGAAVGAPGAGAAIGAGLGGVTGFAVGNEMQNREQQQAQTQSQLSSQQREIQQQQQQIQQLKSQQETE
- a CDS encoding methylated-DNA--[protein]-cysteine S-methyltransferase, whose product is MSTNQATNKSASAPAIDARALDDMISTAHRGIARAMKDIRRPAARVGVVPSPLGKLLIAESDRGLATIHYLFISDADRPLAMLRKRFDLIENQASTERIGAEIKRYFDGDASVMSRRVDLSVVESEFQRRALTALQKVPAGSVITYQGLAAAVGKPDSQRAIGNTMASNPLPIVVPCHRVVKSDGSIGNYGGGVDNKIKLLRAEGFKVGRDLRLPQQAVLGHSQTHIFCRPDCSAAKRANPSRMLIFADPDCASHAGLRPCKLCRPA